ACGGTGTACCTGGAGCCCTCCCGAGTCCCCGCCGCGCCCGAGGGCGAGTGCCGCGTCTTCGTCCTGCCGCCGCTCGCACGGGAGATGCTCCTCTACTCCACCCGCTGGGGCCCGGAGCGCGCGCCCCGCGACGCGGTGGCGGAGAGCTTCTTCTCCGCGCTCGCCCACCTGCTCACGGAGTGGGCCGCGGAGCCTCGCGAGTGGAAGCTGCCTCGCGCCCGCACCCCGGAGCTGGAGCGCGCCATGACGTACACGCTGGCCCGGCTCACCGGCCCCGTCACGCTCGCGGGCGCGGCGAAGGCGGCGGGGCTCTCCCAGCGCACCCTCGCGCGCCGCTTCGAGGACGAGGCCGGCACCTCCTGGCGCCGCTTCCTGCACGACGCCCGCATGCTCCGCGCCATGGAGCTGCTGGCCGAGGACGGCGCCCGCGTCACCCAGACGGCCTACGCGGTGGGCTTCGAGAGCCTCGCCGCCTTCACCCACGCCTTCACCGCCTTCACCAGCGAGCGGCCCCGCGACTTCCGCCAGCGCGTCGCCCGGGGCGTGACGCTGCCACCCCGGGCCACTCCGAGGCCGGCTACCCGCCGCAGGCGAGGCGGTTGACCAGCCCGTACACGCCGTACCCCACCATGTACTTCAGCGAGTACTCCGGGAAGGCCGTCGCCGCGCGCTGCTCCAGCTCCGCGTAGTGCGGCGCCGCCGCGTCACCGCACAGCTCCGCCTTGCGGCCGCCCAGCTCCGCCGCGTAGCCCGTCACCACCGTCACCATGCCGTCCAGGTAGCGCTGCTGCGCGCGGATGGCCTCCGTCACCGGCGCGGCCTCGCCCCGGCCGCCGTACACCATCGCGTCCGGCCACGCGGCCAGCTCGTCCAGCGCCGCCTTCCACCCATCCACGTCCGGCACCACCTTGCCGTCACGCAGGCCGCCCTCCAGCCACGCATGCGCTCCGTGGTGCACCAGGTCTCCCACGATGAGCGCCTTGCGGCCCGGCACGTACGCCACCGTCTGCGTCGTGGTGACGCCCGGGTGCTTCAGCTCGGCCAATTCCACCTTCGCGCCACCTTCCAGCGGCAGCGCGTATGTGCCGCTGAACGTGACGTCCACCGTGGCCTGCGCGGGGTACGTCTCCTCGGTGAAGGCCTTCGCCACCTGCACCCAGAAGTACTTCTTGTACGCATGCACCGCGGGGATGGCCGCCGCGGTGGCCGCGCTCGCCACCACCTTCGCGCCCGCGCGCTGGAACACGCCCACGCCGTTGAACTTGTCCGGGTTCGGGTGCGTCACGACGACATAGCGGATGGGGTTGCCCGTCCTCGCCCGGACGGCGGCGAGCACCTTCTCCGCCTCCGCCTCGGTGAACTGCGCGTCGAAGACCACCACCTCCGCGCCCGTGTCATAGAAGAACGAGTGCGTGTCGAACCCGCTCGCGTCGCTCGTGTAGCGCGCCACCTCCGCGTCCGCCAGGTTCGCCCTCGAACCCGCGCACCCCACCGCCAGCACCGCACCCAGCGACAGCACCGCCAGCTTCATCGTGAAAGCCATGTTCCGTGTCCTCGTGTCGAAGTGCCGGGGCCACATGTCCCGGCGAGCGATGCGGAAGATGCCGTTACGGCCCCTGGCGCGCTTGCGCGCATCCGCCGTGGATTTGCTCCCATCCGCCACGCCTCCCGAGCCGTCCCGACGTCGAGCCAACCGCCACTGAACGCCCCCGCCGCACCGCCGGGTCAGGCGTGGGACTTCCCCGCGTGGGCAAGGCGGCACCCTGCCCCACCCCGTGCGCTTCCCTCCCTGCGTCGCCGCGCGCCCTTCACCGCGCGTCAACTCCTGGCACTCCGCTTGCCTCTGGGCTCAGTGGCAACGGGTGGAACGTCCGTCGAAGGACGTTGGAGAGGCAGAGCAGGGTATGCACTGGCTGGGACGAGGCAGGTGGTGGGCAGGACTGCTGGGAGCGGTGTTGTGGGTCGGGTGTAACGGAGGCGAAGCGCCAGAGACCCGTCCGGCCATCGAGGACCCCTCGCCTCCTCCCAAGGAGCAGCCCGGGGACGACACGCCGCCTCCGCCCGACGACGAGGACCCGCCTCCCGAAGAGGAGGAGCCGCCCCCCGACGACGAGGACCCGCCTCCTGAAGAGGAGGAGCCCGACTCCGGCACGCCCGACTCCGGCACCGGCGAGGACCCGCCGCCGCCTCCTCCCGACGCGGGCACGCCGGATGGCGGCTCGGGCCACCCGGGCGGAGACAACGTGCCTCCCAACTCGAAGGACTGGCGCTTCCTCGGCGCCGCGCAGGGCGCTCCGCGCGAGGTGCTGGGCATCACCATGGACGAGGGCGGCAACCTCTGGGTGGCGGGCGGCGAGGACGGCCTGTGCCTGCTGCGTCCGGACGCCTCCACCTTCCGCTGCTACACGCTGGCTGACGGCCTGAAGCCGTGGGCGCCGTGGAAGGGCAAGGACCCCTTGCCGGAGAAGCGCTACCTCAAGGTGACGGCGGTGACGGGCGGCCCCGAGGGCACCGTCTGGGTCGGCTACCAGGGCCAGCTCAACTGCGAGAGCGAGTTCTACAAGGCCCCCGGCGAGCTCGAGGACCCCGCCATCTTCAAGAGCGGCGACGCGGACCGCGTGGAGTTGAAGGACGACGGGACGCTCCGGGTGGTGCACTACGACATCCACTCGCCCGCGCACTCGGTGCCCGGCTATGGCCACCGCGAGAAGCTCTGCTCGGTGAACCGCATCGTCTGGGACAAGCAGCGCAACAGCCTCTGGTTCGCCTCCAACCACGGCCTCGCCTGGGGTGAGCCGGACTACGAGGGCGCCGAGACGTGCTCCGACCCGGAGATTCTCGCCGCCAACCAGTGGGTCTACATCGAGAAGGACGCGGCCGGGAATGAGGTGGGCCGCGAGACGCGCCAGCGCTGCAAGTTCGGCGTCATGGAGCACGTCCACCCGGCCATCGCCATGAACGACAGCACCAGCGAGGACAGCCGGCTCGCGGGTGACGTGTGGGGCGTGGCGGTGCGTCCCGACGGCGACGTGTGGATGGGCACGCACATCCGCACCTCGCGGTTCAAGATAATGACCAACGCCTTCGGCCACGTGGGCACCGGCGCCCCGTGGAACTTCGAGGTGGCGCGCAAGCAGACGGAGGAGAAGAAGCACCGGGCCAACCGCATCGACCTGTGGCCGGACGCCGTGGCCGAGCCGCAGATTCCCACCCGCGAGCAGCGCAAGGACGACGTCGTCAGCGACCTGGTGCTGATGCCGGACGGCACCGTGTGGATTTCCAGCTTCGCCTGGGGCCTGGCGAAGCTGAGCGACGCGGGCGTGGTGACGGGGTACTACCTGGACGGCACCTCGGACCGCTTCGTCTCCTCGCTGGAGCGGGACTCGCGCGACGGCAGCCTGTGGATTGGCCACCGCTGGGGCCGGGGCCTGATGCGGATGCACACCGAGGGCGACTTCGTCAGCCACAACAGCGTGCTCGGCAACCTCGCGGGCCGGCCCGTCTGGGACATCCAGGTGGTGGGCAGCGGGGACAGCCGCAAGGTGCTGGTGGCCTTCAGCGCCTACCGGGACGCGACGGGCACCATCGTCCACCCGGGGGCCATCGGCATCTACACCGGGCGCTGAGTCCGCCTGCCTGCCTCCGGGGCCGCCACCAGGCCCCGGGGGCGCTCCCGTCCGGAAAGGGGGTGTCCCCGCCGGGGGGAGGCGTCACCTTGAAGGCACTCCGCCTTCGCGGGGGGCTCTCGCTCCCCGCGGGGGCCTTCAACCCAATGACGCACAGGAGGCACCATGTCTCTTCTGGGAAGCATTCTCGGAGGTCTCTCCCGCAGTGGTCGCAGCTATGGCTCCGGCGGCTGGAATCGCGGGCGCACCAGCTATGGGCGCCGTCCCATTGGCTTCGGCTATGGGCGCAGCCGGGCCTCGTCGGGCGGTTTCCTCGGCAGCACCCTGGGCCGCATGGCCATGGGGGGGCTGGCGGCGTACGGCATGCGCCGCTTCCTGGGCAACCGTCGTCCGTACGGCTACTAGGCAGGCGGCGGGCAGGAACCTCGCCTGCCCGCCCCCCTGGCTGGAGTAGGTTCCCCCCAAGCTGGCGTCTGCCGTTGGGAGGACTCACCCCATGCCGAAGACGAAGTACGTGCTGGCCCTGGACCAGGGCACCACCGGAACCCACGTCTCCATCCTCGACTCGAAGCTCCAGGTGGTGGGCCGCTCCTACAAGGAGTTCACCCAGCACTTCCCCAAGCCCTCTTGGGTGGAGCACGACCTGGACGAAATCTGGACCACCAGCGAGTGGTGCATCGCCCGGGCGCTGAAGGACGCGGGCCTCAACGGCCGCGACATCTCCGCGGTGGGCATCACCAACCAGCGCGAGACGACGGGCCTGTGGATGCGCGGCACCGGCAAGCCGCTGGGCCGCGCGATTGTCTGGCAGGACCGGCGCACCTCCGAGCTGTGCCGGCGCCTCAAGGAGAAGGGCGTGGAGCCCCGCGTGCGCGAAGTCACGGGCCTGGTGGTGGACCCGTACTTCTCGGGCACCAAGCTCACCTGGCTCTTCGAGCACCTGAAGGGCGCGCGCGCCCGCGCCGAGAAGGGTGACGTGTGCTTCGGCACCATCGACACCTGGCTCGTCTACAAGCTCACCGGCGGCATGGCCCACGTCACCGACGTGTCCAACGCCAGCCGCACGCTGCTGATGGACCTCACCACGCTGCAGTGGAACGACGACATGCGCTCGCTGCTGTCGGTGCCGGCCGCGTGCCTGCCACAGATTCGCGGCTCCGCGGAGGTGTACGGCACCACGCGCGGCATGCGCAGCCTGCCGGACGGCGTGCCGGTGGCGGGCATGGCGGGAGACCAGCAGGCTGCCCTTTTCGGCCAGGCGTGCTTCGAGCCCGGCGAGTCCAAGTGCACGTACGGCACCGGCGCCTTCCTGCTGATGAACACCGGCACCACGCCGGTGCGCTCCAACTCCGGCCTGCTCACCACGGTGGCGTGGCGGCTGGGCGGCACCGGCACCACCACCTACGCGCTGGAGGGCAGCAGCTTCATCGCCGGCGCCGCGGTGCAGTGGATGCGCGACGGGCTCAAGGCCATCAAGCGCGCGCCGGACATCGAGGCGCTCGCCGCCAGCGTGAAGGACTCCGGGGACGTGGTCTTCGTCCCGGCGCTGGCGGGCCTGGGCGCGCCGCACTGGCGTCCCGAGGCGCGCGGCCTCTTCGCTGGCATCGACCGCTCCACCACGGTGGCGCACCTCGCGCGCGCCGTGCTGGAGGGCATCGCCCTGCAGCTTCACGACCTGGCGGACGCCATGCGCCGCGACAGCGGGCGGGACATCCCCGTCTTCAAGGTGGACGGTGGCGCGGCGGCCAATGACCTCCTGATGCAGTACCAGGCGGACATCCTCGGCGTGCCGGTGGTGCGCCCGCGCAACCTCGAGACGACCAGCCTGGGCGCCGCGTTCCTCGGTGGCCTGGGCGCGGGCGTGTGGGACAGCCCGGACGCCATCCGCCGCGCGTGGAAGGCGAACAAGACCTTCAAGCCGAAGATGAAGGCCGACGTCCGCGAGCGGCACCTGGCCAAGTGGAAGCGGGCTGTGGAGCGGGCGTGATGAGGGCCTCGCGCTGGATGTGCGTGCTGACCGCCCTGCTCGCGCTGGGCGGCGGCAGCGGTTGCCCGAGCGAGCCCATGCCCTGCTTCAACGGCGCGCCGCCCCAGCGGCAGGGCTCGCCTGTCGTTGGCGTGGGCAACGAGGCCATCTTCAGCATCAGCGCCGACCTGACCCGGGCCTGCGACGCGCCCGACTCGCCGCGGCAGCCCGAGTCCGTCACCGTGGAGGTCAAGGACCCGGAGAACCAGCCCGTGCCCGCCACGGCGACACTGACCGGGGACGGCAACACGGCCACCATCCGCTTCACGCCCACGGTGCGGGGGCGCCACCACGTCATCGTCGCCTTCGCCCCGGTGGGCAGCCTCCACCAGCTCGGCATCTTCGCGGGAGAGGACCGCCGCGAGGAGCCCGCCCTGGTGAACCTTCCCACCAGCACGGTCTGCCCCTATGTGGACCGCACCACGCGGGGCACCTGGCTGTGTGGCGTCGAGGCCCGGCGCGAGCTGACCGACGCGCCCCAGTCCCTCAGCACCACGCCGACCATCATCATGGCGGTGGCCGGAGACGTGGTGTGGACGGTGGATGGGGAGCGGGTGCTCCGCTACGTCGACACCGGCACCGGCCTGCTCGAGCTCACCGGCACCGCGCCCTACCCTCCCGGGGCGAGCTCGGGCACGTTCTATCGGCCCCCCTACGCGCGGCTCGCCAGCCCGGACGAACTGGTGCTGCTGAGCGAATCCTTCCTGCACCGCTACACCTTCACCGAGGAGGACGGCCTCGCCACCGCGCCCACCAACGTGTGGGTCCCCCAGGGGATGAGCTTGTTCGGCGGGGACAACGTGGGCGGGCTGCTGGTGCGCGCGGGAGCGAGGCTGCTGGTGGTGACGCGCGTCTCCGACCCGCGGACCTTCGAGACGCGGACCCAGGCCTGCCCGTTCCAGCCCGGTGAGGGAGGCACGTACCACCCCGTGTCGGGCGAAGCCTGTCACACGCTGGTGGGCGACCCCGTGGGCTACGAAGAGGGCGTGGTGTGGACGCGCACCCTCAGCTCGTCGGTCACGGCACCGGCGGACACGCTCCGCCGCTTCACGGCCACCAGTGGCCGGCTGCTGGAGGAAGGCAGTCTCTCGCTGGATGGGCAGCTCACCGTCACCCTGCCCCCGCTGCGCCCGGGGCCTGCCGTCCCCTATCTGGCGACGCTGGGCGGCAGTACGCCCTTCGTCGCGCCTCGCTGGAATGCGGCGCGGGGGCTGCTGGAGCTGGAGCTGCTGCCCCGCCCGTCGAGTAGCAGCCAGCCCTACCTCGGACAGAACTTCCTCTGGATACACGGTGCGTCCAGCAGCATTGTGTACCCACGGCAGTCCACCCGCTGACGGCAGGGCATTGACGGCTTTCCTCGGGCGCGGGAGCGGGTAGAAAGAGGGCCATGGCCCCTGACCGCACGCTGCTCGCCCCCGAGGCACTCCAGTCCTTCCTCGCCCAGCACCCCGAGTGGAAGCACGAGGGCGGGATGATTCGCCGCACCTACGAGGCTCCCTCCTTCCTGGCCGGCATCGCCTTCGTGGAGAAGGTGGCGCACGCGGCGGAGAAGGCGGACCACCACCCGGACATCGACATCCGCTGGCGGAAGGTGACGCTGGCGCTCGTCACCCATGACGCCGGGGGCCTCACCTTCCGCGACACCGCCCTGGCCGCCGAGGCCGACCGCCTCTTCGCGGAGGTGGTGCGCGCGAAGTGAGCACCGTGTCTCCGAAGACCTCGACGGCGCGGCGTCCGGGTGACACGAGCGTTGGCACCCCGGGCACCCACGGAATGGACGTGCGCGGCGTGGGCACCCGGTGCGCGGTGGTGCTCCTGTGCGCGGCGGTGCTGGCCGTGGCCCCGGCGGCGCGGGCGCAGGACGCCGAGCCCGAGGCGCCGCATCCGGAGCGGCTGTACTACAACCCCGGCTCGCTGCTGGGCTCGGCGCGCGTGGTGGCGCTGGGTGGCGCGTACGTGGGCATCGCCGAGGGCGCGGCGGGCTTCCCCAGCAACCTGGCCGCGCTGGCGCACCGGGGCGCCGCGCTGGAGAAGGACTGGGACCTGGGCGTCACGCTGACCTGGCTGGATTTGCCCTTCACTGGCGGGCGCAAGCGGGACCTCGACAACGACGGGCGGCCGGACGAGTCCGAGGACAGCCGGCAGCTGCTGGGCGGGCTGCTGCTGCAATACAAGCGCTTCGGCATGGGCTTCGCGCTGCGCAACAGCGTGGTGACCTACTGCGCCACCGTGGCGTGTGCGACGGACTCCGAGCGCATCCGCGTGTCGCTGACACAGTCGGTGCTGGCGGGGGCGGTGGCCTTCGGCCAGGACGACTTCATCATCGCGCTGGGGCTCTACGCGGCGCAGGCCTCCTTCCGCCTCGCCTCCGGTGGTGACGAGCTTCGCTACGGGGACACGGGCGTGGAGGTGGACATCCTCTACCGGCCACACGGGCGCGCGTGGCGCATGGGTGTGACGGTGCGGCCGGAGGTGGTGGCGGAGTTGCGACAGGAGGACGGACAGGCGCCGGTGCTCGCGGGCCGGACGCTCTTCAGCGCGGTGGTGGCGCCGGCGGTGCTGTCGCTGGGCGCGAGCTGGCGCTTCGGCGAGGGCGCCCATCGCTACAACCGCCTGTCGCCCGCGGCCCGTCGGCAGCTGTTGGTGGAGGGCGACGCGCTGCCGGTGCCGGAGCAGGAGCCGAAGGACGCGCCCGCGGGACGGTGGCTGCTGAGCGCGCAGGTGGACCTCATCTCCGGCGTGGACAACGCGGTGCCGGTGCGCTCGTTCGCCTCCACGGCGGAGGCGCAGCCAGTGGGCCAGGCCGCCGAGTTCGCGCCCCGCCTCGGCGTGGAGCACGACACGGTGCCGGGCATGATTCGCCTCCGGGCGGGAGTCTATGCGGAGCCCTCGCCCTTCGACGGCCGGCCGGCGCGGCCCCATTTCACGGGTGGCTTCGAGGTGTTCGTCCTGCGCTACTGGGAGGACTGGGCCGTCACCGCGTCCTT
Above is a genomic segment from Pyxidicoccus trucidator containing:
- a CDS encoding AraC family transcriptional regulator, which gives rise to MPKPLVDVDAAPASAFCLTDELTPFASGWHTHRRHQLLYAARGALHLEVAHAQWLLPPQRAAWLAGGTRHRVSATQPATLCTVYLEPSRVPAAPEGECRVFVLPPLAREMLLYSTRWGPERAPRDAVAESFFSALAHLLTEWAAEPREWKLPRARTPELERAMTYTLARLTGPVTLAGAAKAAGLSQRTLARRFEDEAGTSWRRFLHDARMLRAMELLAEDGARVTQTAYAVGFESLAAFTHAFTAFTSERPRDFRQRVARGVTLPPRATPRPATRRRRGG
- a CDS encoding MBL fold metallo-hydrolase, which codes for MAFTMKLAVLSLGAVLAVGCAGSRANLADAEVARYTSDASGFDTHSFFYDTGAEVVVFDAQFTEAEAEKVLAAVRARTGNPIRYVVVTHPNPDKFNGVGVFQRAGAKVVASAATAAAIPAVHAYKKYFWVQVAKAFTEETYPAQATVDVTFSGTYALPLEGGAKVELAELKHPGVTTTQTVAYVPGRKALIVGDLVHHGAHAWLEGGLRDGKVVPDVDGWKAALDELAAWPDAMVYGGRGEAAPVTEAIRAQQRYLDGMVTVVTGYAAELGGRKAELCGDAAAPHYAELEQRAATAFPEYSLKYMVGYGVYGLVNRLACGG
- the glpK gene encoding glycerol kinase GlpK — its product is MPKTKYVLALDQGTTGTHVSILDSKLQVVGRSYKEFTQHFPKPSWVEHDLDEIWTTSEWCIARALKDAGLNGRDISAVGITNQRETTGLWMRGTGKPLGRAIVWQDRRTSELCRRLKEKGVEPRVREVTGLVVDPYFSGTKLTWLFEHLKGARARAEKGDVCFGTIDTWLVYKLTGGMAHVTDVSNASRTLLMDLTTLQWNDDMRSLLSVPAACLPQIRGSAEVYGTTRGMRSLPDGVPVAGMAGDQQAALFGQACFEPGESKCTYGTGAFLLMNTGTTPVRSNSGLLTTVAWRLGGTGTTTYALEGSSFIAGAAVQWMRDGLKAIKRAPDIEALAASVKDSGDVVFVPALAGLGAPHWRPEARGLFAGIDRSTTVAHLARAVLEGIALQLHDLADAMRRDSGRDIPVFKVDGGAAANDLLMQYQADILGVPVVRPRNLETTSLGAAFLGGLGAGVWDSPDAIRRAWKANKTFKPKMKADVRERHLAKWKRAVERA
- a CDS encoding 4a-hydroxytetrahydrobiopterin dehydratase produces the protein MAPDRTLLAPEALQSFLAQHPEWKHEGGMIRRTYEAPSFLAGIAFVEKVAHAAEKADHHPDIDIRWRKVTLALVTHDAGGLTFRDTALAAEADRLFAEVVRAK